A single window of Eleginops maclovinus isolate JMC-PN-2008 ecotype Puerto Natales chromosome 19, JC_Emac_rtc_rv5, whole genome shotgun sequence DNA harbors:
- the plek2 gene encoding pleckstrin-2 isoform X2 gives METGKKNTTLREGFLVKRGHLVHNWKPRWFVLTPEKLLYYKYDGGKRDSCQRGKILLKECEITSPFLDYENRPLVIKLRTKNGVDHFLEACSREERDDWAGDISAAVDKLRGPEGVKGPDLQATTTGPQLHDINMIKVLESMNDVHSGIKMGTHLEHGSTYSNCFSGSAVVDWLVFTQLALTRVEALTLASALQEEGFLWPVGLKSVEALRTAGLTEQFMDDSTALYSFSDSLKKRGSVKAETSRSAVELGGKVIKRGFLLKQGHRRKNWKVRLFVLRSEPAYLHYYDPTRLRLITRDCVFL, from the exons ATGGAGACAGGAAAGAAGAACACAACGCTGAGAGAGGGATTCCTCGTGAAGAGG GGTCATCTCGTCCACAACTGGAAGCCGCGCTGGTTCGTGTTGACGCCGGAGAAGCTGCTGTATTATAAATACGACGGAGGAAAGAGAGACTCCTGCCAGCGAGGGAAGATCCTCCTGAAGGAGTGTGAGATCACTTCTCCGTTCCTGGATTATGAAAACCGACCG CTGGTGATCAAGCTGCGGACAAAGAATGGCGTGGACCACTTCCTGGAGGCTTGTTCCCGGGAGGAGAGGGACGACTGGGCGGGAGATATCAGCGCCGCCGTGGACAAACTGCGGGGGCCCGAAGGTGTGAAGGGGCCAGACCTGCAAGCTACTACTACCGGACCCCAGCTGCACGACATCAATATGAT CAAAGTGCTGGAGTCCATGAATGACGTGCACAGTGGAATCAAGATGGGGACCCACCTGGAGCACGGCAGCACGTACAGCAACTGCTTCTCAG GTTCGGCGGTGGTTGACTGGCTGGTGTTCACGCAGCTGGCTCTGACCCGGGTGGAGGCTTTGACGCTGGCCTCCGCCCTGCAGGAGGAGGGCTTCCTGTGGCCCGTCGGCCTGAAGAGCGTGGAGGCCCTGCGCACCGCCGGCCTCACCGAGCAGTTCATGGACGACTCCACCGCCCTGTACAGCTTC TCCGACAGCTTGAAGAAGAGAGGCAGCGTGAAGGCGGAGACGTCTCGGTCTGCAGTGGAGCTCGGTGGGAAAGTGATCAAGAGAGGATTTCTACTCAAACAG GGCCACAGGAGGAAGAACTGGAAGGTGCGTCTGTTCGTTCTGCGCTCAGAGCCGGCGTACCTCCATTACTACGACCCCACCAGG CTGCGGCTCATAACTCGTGACTGTGTATTTCTCTGA
- the plek2 gene encoding pleckstrin-2 isoform X1: METGKKNTTLREGFLVKRGHLVHNWKPRWFVLTPEKLLYYKYDGGKRDSCQRGKILLKECEITSPFLDYENRPLVIKLRTKNGVDHFLEACSREERDDWAGDISAAVDKLRGPEGVKGPDLQATTTGPQLHDINMIKVLESMNDVHSGIKMGTHLEHGSTYSNCFSGSAVVDWLVFTQLALTRVEALTLASALQEEGFLWPVGLKSVEALRTAGLTEQFMDDSTALYSFSDSLKKRGSVKAETSRSAVELGGKVIKRGFLLKQGHRRKNWKVRLFVLRSEPAYLHYYDPTRDDISPVGGFSLRACLVSSLGDNGVPSGVKGNIQGNLFKIITQEDTHYFIQAPTQQQKTDWIDAIRQHT, from the exons ATGGAGACAGGAAAGAAGAACACAACGCTGAGAGAGGGATTCCTCGTGAAGAGG GGTCATCTCGTCCACAACTGGAAGCCGCGCTGGTTCGTGTTGACGCCGGAGAAGCTGCTGTATTATAAATACGACGGAGGAAAGAGAGACTCCTGCCAGCGAGGGAAGATCCTCCTGAAGGAGTGTGAGATCACTTCTCCGTTCCTGGATTATGAAAACCGACCG CTGGTGATCAAGCTGCGGACAAAGAATGGCGTGGACCACTTCCTGGAGGCTTGTTCCCGGGAGGAGAGGGACGACTGGGCGGGAGATATCAGCGCCGCCGTGGACAAACTGCGGGGGCCCGAAGGTGTGAAGGGGCCAGACCTGCAAGCTACTACTACCGGACCCCAGCTGCACGACATCAATATGAT CAAAGTGCTGGAGTCCATGAATGACGTGCACAGTGGAATCAAGATGGGGACCCACCTGGAGCACGGCAGCACGTACAGCAACTGCTTCTCAG GTTCGGCGGTGGTTGACTGGCTGGTGTTCACGCAGCTGGCTCTGACCCGGGTGGAGGCTTTGACGCTGGCCTCCGCCCTGCAGGAGGAGGGCTTCCTGTGGCCCGTCGGCCTGAAGAGCGTGGAGGCCCTGCGCACCGCCGGCCTCACCGAGCAGTTCATGGACGACTCCACCGCCCTGTACAGCTTC TCCGACAGCTTGAAGAAGAGAGGCAGCGTGAAGGCGGAGACGTCTCGGTCTGCAGTGGAGCTCGGTGGGAAAGTGATCAAGAGAGGATTTCTACTCAAACAG GGCCACAGGAGGAAGAACTGGAAGGTGCGTCTGTTCGTTCTGCGCTCAGAGCCGGCGTACCTCCATTACTACGACCCCACCAGG GATGACATCAGTCCCGTGGGCGGCTTCTCTCTGAGAGCGTGTCTCGTTTCCTCGCTGGGAGATAACGGAGTTCCCTCAG GCGTGAAGGGAAACATCCAGGGCAACCTGTTCAAGATCATCACTCAGGAGGACACGCACTACTTCATCCAGGCTCCGACGCAGCAGCAGAAGACGGACTGGATCGACGCCATCAGACAGCACACATAG
- the si:ch211-10a23.2 gene encoding galectin-related protein A-like: MEEQDKKENGEYSGGIKGGLRPSMKLVVMGIINRKPKSMEVVLSCAPQEEDEEADVGLQLKVSFKEKAVQRNARVAGKWGRPETTLSYFPFAAGESFKMEIVCEHQQFRILIDGQPLCNFTHRVIPLASLTALHVSGDLQLTKVA; this comes from the exons ATGGAAGAACAGgacaagaaagaaaat GGGGAGTACAGCGGAGGGATAAAGGGAGGGCTGCGGCCTTCCATGAAGCTGGTCGTTATGGGAATTATAAACCGTAAACCCAAGAG CATGGAGGTGGTCCTGTCCTGCGCTCCtcaggaggaggatgaggaggcggATGTTGGTCTCCAGTTGAAGGTGAGCTTCAAGGAGAAGGCCGTACAGAGAAACGCTCGTGTGGCCGGGAAGTGGGGGCGACCTGAAACTACACTTTCCTACTTCCCCTTTGCAGCCGGAGAATCCTTCAAG aTGGAGATCGTTTGTGAGCACCAGCAGTTTCGTATTCTAATAGACGGTCAGCCTCTGTGCAACTTCACACACAGAGTCATCCCCCTCGCCTCCCTCACCGCCTTACACGTCTCCGGAGACCTGCAGCTCACCAAGGTGGCCTAG